One Puntigrus tetrazona isolate hp1 chromosome 25, ASM1883169v1, whole genome shotgun sequence genomic window, cagtaattttttatcatttgtttcaaaattacataattgtttttaattaaactttccTGACATTATAAAGTTAgccatgttttataaataaataaataaatacacaaaaaatgctaaatgttttaatgtacaatttttacaataatattccagtataatgcattttatgccattgttttgatgaaaatgatatttccttttattaaatgtaaaataaaaattgagaCAAAGAGATTAAAGTTCagtccatttaaaatgttttatatggtGTCATTCACTCAGGGGGGTTGCATAGTCCAAAACCGCAATTATccaatagtgtgtgtgtgtgtgtgtgtgtgtgtgtgtgtgtgtgtgtgtgtgcacgcaccTGTGCATCCCTGCTGAACATCTCAACACCCTTGTCAGGCCTCTTCTTAGGCCTCGTCTGCACAGCAGCGTGATGATACTCGGCCTTGGTCACTCTATGACGATATCCTCCCAGAAAGGCCTTCCCTCGAGTGGCTCTCTCGATCTCCACCACCACGTCCTGATACGAGCCTGTGTCTTCAAGCAAGAGATTTGTCAAAAAGACCCATCTTATCCTTGCGACGCTACTCAGCCGTAACCTCGTTTGTACCTGTCTGCACCCTGACAGTGATGACATCCGGCATGTTGTACTCCTGCTGTGGTTTGATTGGTCTCATGGGGTAATTCTCCGGGTCTAGTGAGCTCATCTCAAATTGGACCATCCCATGAGGCTGCACGCCAATGTCCATCAGCGTCTGGTCATCATCCACACTTTTTTCTACaaacaaataactaaaaacgATCAGCGAGAATTGGCAGCATTTTAGGTTAAATAACTGGGAATTGTTTTTTCCAAGTCATCCCAATGGCCGAAAAAGGTTTACCCGAATTCACTTCTACAGCATGCATGTAATTCTTTTAGTCTCAGAAATGTGAATCTTGTACAATTTTCTCCTGCGAAGGACAGTTTTGAGTATCTTTTGCGTCTTACCATCTAGAGTTATTCGTATGCTGTCTGATGGGACCCTCAGCTCCGAGCTGAAGTGTTTTTTCAGATCCAGGATTGTGAGGCCAATAGTGAAGGCCACTGTTATCATGTGCCTCTCCGGCATCAGCAGGATCTTAACTGGAGGAGCGAGAAACCCACATgcatcagaaatataaatattcatatgaaTATACAAAACAATAGATGGAAAACAGAACATGGTGGATAttcatttacagttattttttctaaaacaattaGATGGTACCATGGCATGTTAAaggaaaaaacagtaatatagtgCTGATGATACCATCATAATTACTTAGAAAATTTTTAGTCCGGGCTTAGTTtagtacagttttatttaatatattattatattgaattatatatttatattagtttatgcttttattttatttggagtAGATAATGTTTTACACATAATactcacatttttaacattttaattaacaagatgtactttatatttttagttaaccCTGTTTCAAGCCATGGGAATACTATAGTAgccagaaatattatttttatttaggcgcatgactaaaaacatgataataGAAAACATGGCCAGGCTAAGTTACCATGCCCAAAACAACCAGAGTAACACCAcagtattttttgtcatttttattactgtggTAAACTATGTTTCACCGGTTGCTGTGGAGCTTCCGACATCACTGGATGAAAGCGTCTGGTTGGATTCACTTCCTTGTTGGGTTAAAACGTCTTGGTCTTCATTTAATTCCGTGATATTTTCTTCTGGTAAAAGCACATCTGTGGCTGTACAGACGTCCACTTTGATTTGATCATCGTCTTCATGAAGTTCAGTCTCTTTCTGAATGACTCGTAACGAGCTTTGCTCCGCGGGGCAGCTGGCTCCGGGGCTCACAGTTTCCCTCTCCGGCTCCGACATTGCAAATTTCTCACACCTGAACGCTTAAAACATACAGCTCAATCATAACACGGTTACGTGTGATATTTTTGAAAGCGATCTGACGGCAAAacgttcaaaataaatgatccTAGGTTTGCTCCGACTTGAAATTGTTTGACCGCTGCTATGGTAACCATGGAGAGCCTAGGGATGTCCGATTCGCGAATGAATCATTCTCCTGAGACGATTCGGTCGAACCGATTCGCAAAGCGTTTCTACTCGTCGCACTTAAATTTGCAAAGTTGGTTAATTACCCATACAAAACTGACCTTCTCAAATTCGTACTTAGTAGTAGTATATCCCTGTACCATGGTATTTTCTGGGTGCTTGACCGTGTTTCAAAGAATTATTGCGCCataccatggtacacttttgttattgcatattaataaaattaacaatgaCACTTGCATACAATCTAATCGGCCATGAAGTACCAGCCTTACAACAAACAATAAGAAACTAAATccagtggggaaaaaaataattagaactCGTTTTGGAACCAGTTCACTGAACCGTTTGGCCCAAATGAATAgtttcaataaaatgaattatgactttccaaaagaaaaaaaagatcactTGATCCGGTCTCCTTGCTGTGCCTGATATGCTACTGTAATAAAGTTCACCAAATAATGCTGCAGCatgcaaatgaaattaaaatttagggAATCGTGGGTCATTTAATATAAGTAGCaacagcataaaccagcatTAAAACATACCTAatcagcatatgctgtttttttccaccAGGGAAGTGTAGTCTCTCATGTCAAACCACTTCCTAGAGTATgacaacatattttattaaggTGTGTGTTGCCTAAAAGTGACTACAATAGAAACAGACTATTTCTAATGGAATGGCATTTATTGCATGGCATTGCATTGGCAAAGAAAGCAGGTCATGATCAGATATAAAAGCTAATGTCACTTGGTAGTTAGACAATTGACCTTGATGAATCTAGTCACATAGGTGAGTCTGCAGCTACGCTAACTGAAAGGTGCATGTTTGTAAATATAACTCATCTTGCAGCACTTTGCTCTGATTAGCTCCAGCAGTCACAGATGCGCTCTTTGATTTATGGGACATTTTCTAGATGGACATGATATGCGAGACAAGATGAATGAGGATGATTTCAACGATTATCTCCTTCAGCTGAGCATTGAAGAGTCTTATCACGAGGCATTTGCAATATCGAAAACCAGGCATGTATGCTCATATAACATTTAAACTAACACAATGATTTGACTGATTGATggattcttttttattatatgtacatGTTCATGtaaattgaacatttaaaatagcaaaaagcaGTACTTTCTCTCAGAACATTATCCATATTCCTAAAGCTCCTCCAGCGATGAAAATCTAAAACTGATCGCTGCAATCCAGACAGGTAATGGATCAATACcttcaaatattttgttttctatcaCCATAAACATGTAAAGATACTTGAGGTTCCTCAGAGTGCTACACCCTCCAAAACCCCTTCTGAAGAACCTTCAAATATCCTTTTGCAGGGGTTTCCAAACctggtcctggagggccaaCATGGTGCAGAGTTTAGTTCTAATTTATCCCAACATCCATGTCTgtaatcataaatcataatcataaagACCTTGATTATCTTGGTTTAGGTTTGTTTAACTGGGGTTGGacttaaactctgcagggcaaTGGACTTCCAGAAGCAGAATTGGAGACCTTGCTTGTTTATGTAACTCAAGTGTACTCTACTATGTACTTCAAGCTCTAGTCTTGCTGCAAGTATTTCCCATATAATGGTGTTGTGATGACAAGTTCCTTCCAGTTCTTTCAGGAACTTGGATCTCTTATAAGTAGAATCTTCCTTTCTTAAAGCGAGCCTAGAGTTTCTACAATGGTCACCAGTGTAACAATCTAAAGCGCTCACTAAATGGGCTGcaagtatttaaatttttccaaaatgacaaaatagatttattaagCTGATGCTTTAAAACGTGGGATTGTCCAAAGTTATTGCTTCTGTAATCAGTTTTGTCCCCTGGTCATCAGGTAATACAGCAGTCATCCATGAGCTCAAGCAATTTCCTTCAGCCTTCAAGGAAGTTGACCGTAATGGACTTCTGCCGCTCCATCGAGCCGCCATGCAACCATTGGGGAAAGTACTGGAGGCGATTCTTGGTGAGTCCTGAACTTGGATGGACAACTCTGATGTAAGGATTGGATAAATTGAGACCGTGTCAGAAATATACATGGTTTTAAGATATCAGATATAATCCACAGTCTCCAGCCAACCAGACTTGGAGGAGAAAGGTAGGAATGGAGAGACTGCCTTGACTTTAGCAACCCAATCAGGACTGGAGGAAAACGTCAGGATCCTTTTGGAACATGGAGCACTACCACAGAACCCCAACAGCAAAAAGGAGTCTCCACTTCTGCTGGGTGAAGCACAACCTAACCGTTAATTTCTTGCTCCTGCTTGTACTTTTCATAATAGTTATAACTCTCTTCTTTACTTCGTCTAAGCGGTAAGAGTCCGATCTTATCAAATGGTGTACGCTCTCATTGCACACGGAGCTGTAGTGGATCAGGTATGTTCAAAGAGGTGGACAGCACTGCATGAAGCAGCCCAAGTGGGCTGCACTGACATCTTAATGCTGCTGTTGAGACGTGGCGGTCAAATATCAGCAAGGGACTGTCATGGAGCAACACCGTTGAGCGTAGCGGCAGAATGCGCCAATCTAGAAATCCTGCAAATTCTCATTGATAGTGGTGAGAAACTTTGATCTCGCAAATGAGAGATAGATTAAAGAAGATTTAAGTCGATCTGAATCCATCTCTCTTGACAAGGAGCCGATGTGAATGCACAGTCCTGTAAGGGTGAAAGTGTGCTGATGGATGCAGCTGGTTCTGGAAACCCAGACTGTGTGGAGCTTCTGATTCAACATGGAGCCTCACCAAACCTGGCCAGCTTGACTGGGCATCTTCCTATTCATCGCGCGACCTATGAGGGCCACTATCTGTAAGtgctgaatcatttaaaataggTAATAACCAATATACATTAACGTTAGGGCAGTTGGGTGTTTTTTGTAACTATTGGCATTTTTAACCTAGTAGAAATTCACTTATTCACAGTCTCACTGGTTTAATTTGTCTACTAACAGTGTCTAACAGTGTGTATAAATCACTGGTGAATTCTGTCCTTTGTtctttaagtgtttttgtttcagcagtttcttttgATTACTTAATCTTGCTAAGGCTAATTTCACAAATAGCATttgaatgtattataaatgGATAGTTACCTAATACtgttacatttaacataaattaactaaattacagtttgactgaaaataataaacaatgttatGTTTAACATGTTTGTTTTCCCCCCActtattgttctttttattataattttttttttttgcttatacatttttttgcttaatatttttttaattttgctccCAGCTCTGGTAAACAAGCAcagtaacaaaataataatttaataaaaataataatgcttcaCAAAGGTTTTTTTCCTTGAGGTTTTGCTATACAACATATATTTCTCCCACCTCAATATTTTTACCTTTACTTCATAGGAAATATCATCACAAATgctataattgtttttaagaaatttaaaaacagattttggtttggtttatgtgcatttcattcttataatgaattaattatgaCGGATTTTAAGGACATAAAGGCATTTgggaaaattaaatatgaaaaattacattaaaataaacgcTTTTAATTAAGCTTCAAAGACAATTTAATGTgacattaattttataaaagagtgtgtgtgtgtttttttaaaccaccTCAGTGACAAAAGCTGAAGAAACACCTATTATCGGTCAGAGTAAAAAGGGGTCAAAACAACCTTACATGTATACCTACCTGAGTTATACCGATTTCATTTACAGTGTGCTAAAAATGCTGATCTCAGTCACAAGCAAGACGGCTCTCATAGAGTCTGGCCAGAGTCCAGTACACTCTGCTGCAGATGGAGGTCATGTGCATTGCCTGCAGCTCCTGATTGACAGCGGTTTTGATGTGAACTCTCTACTTGACCAAACCATCTCTGACAACTACAGTGACATGCGTAGGAGCGCCCTTTACTTTGCCGTCTCAAATGGAGACGTGACTTGCACAGAGATGCTGCTGAATGCAGGAGCCAAGCCTGACCTGGATCCCCTGCACTGCCTCCTGGTGGCGGTGAGATCTGGGAGGTATGAGATTGTCAGGATTCTCCTGTCCAGCCGAGCTGACGTCAACTGTTACTTCACAGAGGTCAACGACACAGTGTTTCCCACTGCCTTGCAATACTGTCTGAAGGATGAGGAGATGATGCGATTACTTCTTAATAATGGATATGACGTAGGCAAATGTTTCCATTGTCACCATGATCTCCATTTCAACATGGGGTTTGATTGGAAGGACATCCATCTACGTAAACCATGTGATATCTGTGATGAAGGAGATGAGAAAATACCCGTGAGTTTGATTAGCTTTCAGATATTTTCTGCACCATTTTTCACAGCTTTCACCAGGTTTCAACTGGACCAAAGATTGctctatacaataaaaattctGCCCTCAATTACTCGCcttcgtgtcattccaaacccgtaagaccttcgttcatcttctgaacacaaattaagatatttttgatggaatctgAAAACACGCAGTGGAGGCTGACATGGAAGAATACAAATTGTTGACAATTACtgtctttgtgcacaaaaatattctattttaatgaaGTCCTTACTGCGTTTCTGGGCTTTGAATGTATCAGTTGCATCGCTGTCGATGGAGGTTCAGAACTTTCtcaaattccaaaaaaaatatcttaaaaaaagcataacttTTGCTACAGTTATGTGTATCGTTTACGCTACTCTGCTCGAAAACAGACAGCAAAACGCTGCAGTCCCTGTTTTACTTTTCAAACTCTGGTGTAGTGTAAACAGACCAAAActaagtaatgcattacaatattgtgtaagaaattatatatgtatgtgtgtgtgtgtgtgtgtgtgtatgttaacagcatttattcattgaCTAACTGAACATTATTGTATGTGTTACATCGCAGTTCTGTGACTTCATGAGTCTGTACTGCCTGGTTGACCTGTCGGGACGAGCGGTACTGATCCTACTGAACTATGTCAGCCGCGTCCCCCTCTGCTCACGTCTGAGACCCATCCTGGAGAAACAAGAGGAGTGGGAAGAGATATGCACCATCTTGAGTGAGTTCACTGGgttcacatttaattatttatctgtTCAGTCAGTCTTTTTACGACATAAGGGAGTCTCATTCTGGGTCAAATGAAGAAACTTCACTACGGCTCAGAGTCTCAAAATGACCAAATGCATGCGAGAAGATGGTACCTGTTCTCTAGCAACAGATCGATGGTTCTCTAGTCTCAGGGAATGCAGACTAATAGCTTTTGAATTTGTTTCAGACAACCCACGATCCCTGAAGCACCTCTGTCGTCTGGAAATCAGAAAGCACATGACCATTAAAAGACTGTATGATAACGTTACAATGGATTCTTTTCCACCTCTGATTAAAAATTACCTGCTGTACAAGGAGTATGATCTGACTTAACACAAATATAATAACGAATGTAAGTTTTCTTGCATGAATCTTTCACTGAATGTTACACGTTGTGCTACGTACTGTACATTAGTGTAAGCTATTACTGAACACCAATATACGAATACCAAATTTGTACTGTATGGATGaacttttataacaaaaataggattttataatgttaattgTATTCATGTAACATGGTGAATCCTATAAAGTACagtgattaaaatgattttgcaacTGTCtgggatattaaataaaatgtactttttcattCATATGTCAGTTTGACAGTGCCAGTGGTTTCTTCTGCTACGCTGTCATTTTTTCCTTGTTTCAGCTTCTGCCTTTGAGTCAGAACAATGCTCTATTTTTGTTCTTCATTCAAGTCATCGCCTACCATCCCACTCTTTCCATTTTTACCCTCTATTCTTTCTATACCACCCTCcgttttttcattaatttttaaaccaCACACTCATAATCGCCAAACCTGAAATTTCAAAGACTGTTTATAAACATCTCCACGCTGTTAATTTGTAAActcaaatttatatttatgctcaCATTCGTAGTTATTCTTTCATAATACAAGCTCGTAACGGCCcgttttttattcctttattccGAATCCAACACATTGACCAATACTTGTGAAAGATTAAACATTAAGAcaactgaaacatttttcaagCCACTGCAAGTGTACTTTCCAAGACAGTTTTCTCTAGTTATTCATTGAACACAAGGTGGCTATAATGCAGTGACTGTGGGATTTCCCCAGCTGCAAAATTATTCCTGGACTACTTACAGTAGTACTACTTACATTTATAGAAGGCTATAAAAATGCATACTGAATATGACTTTACACAAACTTAGAGAACTGGTGGTATTGCAGCAACTGTTATTTGATGTAGgccatgtaaaaatatgtattatgcgcatcatttattatttttttaaatcatcaagTGATAATGCGGTCAGTTGACTTTAATGGTGTGCATGGCAAAGACCAGAGCAGGTGAACGCCAAATTTAGATGCATGTCTGTTGCCGTTTTGAGCATGGGAAGGGGGGGGGCACTCAAGTTCAGATTGAGTGTAGCTAAAGTACTGGCACAGCAGTGAGAGACGCGTGATTTCACTGGAACTGTATTTCACAAGGTGAGATTAGAGCCTTTGTTTACTGTTCGGTGAAGCGTGAATGATTCATTGGAAGTGGCGGGCGAAGTGTCGGCTTTGCATGCTCTAGTTCAGCATTTCCTTGAAACGAACGCAAAGTTAGTTTCCAGCTGCACAGAAGTGTTGAAATCTGCCTATTTCAGCTGTGGGAACAAACTTTAAGCATTTCTGTGAAGGCAGCTGCTTTGAAAGACAGGCCAGGTGAACGCCTTTTAACTGCAGCAGAAGTGTCTATAGAAACAGAGTGGTCACTTCAGCGTTGTGTGTTATATGACTAAAGTGTCACATTAAACTATTGAGAATTTGGATTTGGTTTAAAAATGCCCTTGACATCAAGGACGACTTTTATAACGCATATCACAAACAATGCGAGTGAAAGCATTCTATTACTCTCCACATAAAAGCCTTTTATTTACCTCCAGGAAAATGGACCCATCAGGTGACCTAGATGAGGACGATGACCTTCTTGATGCTGCAATTCAACGGAGCATTCAAGAGTCATGTAAAGACATCGCCTCTCTAGGAAGGTGTGATGCTCTCATAAGAAGTTGGCTTTTGAAATcttgaaataaagcaaacataTCTTATATTACCATGCACTTTTTCTATCCTGCAAATGAATCCAGTGTGGAACATCAGAAGATCTTGGATGCAATATTCAGAGGTGAATTGCCACATTTTACGATCGCTATAAAACAATTAGGTTAAAGGGAAAATACACaccatttcattttattgaaaaaagctGTTAAATGCCTGTAATTAGCTGTGTGGCTAAGTGTAAGGCAATTTTCGTCTGGCCCCGCAGGTGACCTCTTTGCTCTGCAGGAGCTGTCGGACTATCCTGCCGCATTCACTGAGGTGGATAGCAAGGGCTGGTACCCGATTCATAGAGCTGCCGTCCAGCAATCCGTGCAGGTGCTGGAGATGGTACTTTATGGTGagctgtttcaaaaaaaaaacaagaacttAATTCTGAGGAACTTTCATTTTGGACACAATACCGCAAGATACGTTGACTTTTTTTGCTCTGCCGGTTAAAATAttcccaaacaaaaaaaatgacagcaggATCAATCATTGCCTCACAGCAATGCTCTGAATGGCTTGAAACTAAATGAATCAAAACTGAATGACTCATTTACTTAAATGATTCAATGGTTAATAAAAGCCACTTGTTtaaagagttcacccaaaaatttgcCTGTTTTACTCACCGTcgagcatcctaggtgtatatgattttcttcttttagaagaaaatggCAGGAGTTTGTGTTCAACAGTCCAAGTGACGTTAAATCAAGTACACACATCTGTCCCTCACACTTCCTGTAGTGAATAtgtgcatttgtaaaaaaaatattcactttAATCTCACTTGTGCTGACTGTTCTATGCGGAAGTGTTTCAATGGATAATGTAGGCGATACATGCACCCCtgagatctctctctctctctatctgtccgCTTGAGTTCGTCATGCCAAAATCCTATATCATCTGCCTGGAATGACGTCCATATACAAAGATAATGtaagtgagaaaaaaaagtgtttattatgttgaaaaaattctattttcttacaaaaatgcatggattcaCTACAGGAGGCCTTGATTCACTCCTGGAGCCATGCGAGGCATGATTTATTATGGATGCGCACACAATACTTAATACCTCTTGGACTGTTAAACAAAAAGACCTGCTGACTGCAATGATAGAGCTTAGAAGTGTCAGggcaattttttatataactaaCTATGCAATgctttgagggtgagtaaaacacaggcTAATTTTACTTTCTGCATGAACTAAACTTAATTTCTTGAATTTATAATAGCTTTTGAACAAATTGGTTAAGCAAATAATTCTGagactaattaaaataactaataaataatcacTTGTCATGCAAACTAAATGACCCAAATGAACTGTATTAAATTCAAAAATAGAGTCTGATATATTCATATAACACTGAGTGGTTTGGTTGAAAAGGTTCTTACAGGTTGAGTTTAGAGGAGGAAACCGCAGATGGAGAAACGGCATTGATTTTGGCGACTCAAGCTGGGCTGGTGGAGATTGTTAGGACTCTGCTTGAGCACGGAGCTTCACCCAACAgaataaacagcaaaaatgaaTCCCCTTTATTACTGGGTAGGTCTCGTTTGCAATTTCTTTAGTGTCTTTCGTGCCTTAATAATTCttcgtgtgttttgttttggagcTGTAAGAACAGACTCATTTGAAATCGCCTTTACACTTATATCACGGGGGGCATTGGTGAACCAAGCCTGCCCTAAAAAGTGGACTGCCATTCATGAGGCGGCCAAGGTAGGCTGCACTGACATTCTTACGCTACTGCTGCAACATGGAGGGAATGTTTCGGAGACAGACGAGCATGGAGTGACGCCCATGGGGATTGCAGCAGAGTACGGACAAGCAGAGGCGCTGGAT contains:
- the LOC122330572 gene encoding ankyrin repeat and SOCS box protein 15-like isoform X1, with protein sequence MGHFLDGHDMRDKMNEDDFNDYLLQLSIEESYHEAFAISKTSSSSDENLKLIAAIQTGNTAVIHELKQFPSAFKEVDRNGLLPLHRAAMQPLGKVLEAILVSSQPDLEEKGRNGETALTLATQSGLEENVRILLEHGALPQNPNSKKESPLLLAVRVRSYQMVYALIAHGAVVDQVCSKRWTALHEAAQVGCTDILMLLLRRGGQISARDCHGATPLSVAAECANLEILQILIDSGADVNAQSCKGESVLMDAAGSGNPDCVELLIQHGASPNLASLTGHLPIHRATYEGHYLVLKMLISVTSKTALIESGQSPVHSAADGGHVHCLQLLIDSGFDVNSLLDQTISDNYSDMRRSALYFAVSNGDVTCTEMLLNAGAKPDLDPLHCLLVAVRSGRYEIVRILLSSRADVNCYFTEVNDTVFPTALQYCLKDEEMMRLLLNNGYDVGKCFHCHHDLHFNMGFDWKDIHLRKPCDICDEGDEKIPFCDFMSLYCLVDLSGRAVLILLNYVSRVPLCSRLRPILEKQEEWEEICTILNNPRSLKHLCRLEIRKHMTIKRLYDNVTMDSFPPLIKNYLLYKEYDLT
- the LOC122330572 gene encoding ankyrin repeat and SOCS box protein 15-like isoform X2, coding for MRDKMNEDDFNDYLLQLSIEESYHEAFAISKTSSSSDENLKLIAAIQTGNTAVIHELKQFPSAFKEVDRNGLLPLHRAAMQPLGKVLEAILVSSQPDLEEKGRNGETALTLATQSGLEENVRILLEHGALPQNPNSKKESPLLLAVRVRSYQMVYALIAHGAVVDQVCSKRWTALHEAAQVGCTDILMLLLRRGGQISARDCHGATPLSVAAECANLEILQILIDSGADVNAQSCKGESVLMDAAGSGNPDCVELLIQHGASPNLASLTGHLPIHRATYEGHYLVLKMLISVTSKTALIESGQSPVHSAADGGHVHCLQLLIDSGFDVNSLLDQTISDNYSDMRRSALYFAVSNGDVTCTEMLLNAGAKPDLDPLHCLLVAVRSGRYEIVRILLSSRADVNCYFTEVNDTVFPTALQYCLKDEEMMRLLLNNGYDVGKCFHCHHDLHFNMGFDWKDIHLRKPCDICDEGDEKIPFCDFMSLYCLVDLSGRAVLILLNYVSRVPLCSRLRPILEKQEEWEEICTILNNPRSLKHLCRLEIRKHMTIKRLYDNVTMDSFPPLIKNYLLYKEYDLT